One segment of Trichlorobacter ammonificans DNA contains the following:
- a CDS encoding class I SAM-dependent methyltransferase: MTTLSNEDFRSLIDILKLITKNPLVHREFFACLEQQGIHVMPVWFYSPIPDTGKIPPETWQKASDMPGIEMNDQEQLSFIKDVLSFYQPEYSQYPLKFTGDKFQYSYENDQFVGLDPAILHCFIRKYRPQKIIEVGSGYSTLVTANAVKLNGTGEILCIEPYPRDFIREGVPGVSRLYQCPVQEIDLNIFLELQENDILFIDSTHVAKIGSDVLYLFFEVLPRLKPGVLVHIHDIFFPYDYPEMWIKEKHFFWSEQYILQAFLIGNTQYRVKYAVGYMGRKYKQELLKLFPNYGIGMGGGSFWMVKCH, from the coding sequence ATGACCACACTAAGTAACGAAGATTTTAGATCATTGATTGACATATTGAAGTTGATCACAAAGAATCCGCTGGTACACAGAGAATTTTTTGCTTGTCTCGAGCAGCAGGGTATTCATGTTATGCCAGTTTGGTTCTACTCGCCGATTCCGGATACAGGTAAAATTCCTCCCGAAACTTGGCAGAAGGCATCAGATATGCCGGGAATTGAGATGAATGATCAAGAGCAACTTTCGTTCATAAAAGACGTTCTTTCTTTCTATCAGCCAGAATACAGTCAATATCCTCTAAAGTTTACAGGCGACAAATTTCAATACAGCTATGAGAACGACCAGTTTGTGGGTCTTGACCCCGCCATCTTACACTGCTTTATTAGAAAGTACAGACCCCAGAAAATTATTGAGGTGGGCAGTGGTTACTCGACATTGGTGACTGCAAATGCAGTCAAACTAAATGGCACCGGAGAGATACTCTGCATAGAGCCATATCCCAGAGATTTCATCCGCGAAGGGGTTCCAGGCGTAAGCCGACTGTATCAATGTCCGGTACAGGAAATAGACTTAAATATTTTTCTTGAGTTACAGGAAAACGATATCCTTTTTATCGATTCAACTCATGTGGCAAAGATTGGCAGTGATGTGTTGTACTTATTTTTTGAAGTGTTACCTCGGCTTAAACCAGGGGTTTTAGTTCATATTCATGATATTTTTTTTCCATATGACTATCCTGAAATGTGGATTAAAGAAAAACACTTTTTTTGGAGCGAACAATATATTCTACAAGCTTTTCTCATAGGTAACACTCAATATCGTGTAAAATATGCTGTCGGATATATGGGAAGAAAGTACAAACAAGAGCTGCTGAAACTTTTTCCAAACTATGGAATTGGCATGGGCGGCGGCAGTTTCTGGATGGTGAAGTGCCACTAA
- a CDS encoding class I SAM-dependent methyltransferase, with protein sequence MLRLATCKDLIDLLGHYNKTKYINDNDFAWGLKQLGTLFCIQQIEKTKPRNVLEAGAGLNLFFDTHFGQLFEYWISDSSGFYPEEAFKEAMSLRRNTRYVDGLLGDFSSELPENYFDLVFSISVLEHTPFNKLSSVFKDIHRVLRPGGKSVHTIDVNPYSPAANFSELLMMIEGAGFAFDQEPLKFLWDIHSAQEPVLLEPLRIVYEYYYRKNINEYPVSPYPGRYYFGSIMVSVIKK encoded by the coding sequence ATGCTAAGATTGGCAACCTGCAAAGATCTAATAGATTTGCTTGGACACTATAATAAAACTAAATATATTAATGATAATGATTTCGCATGGGGACTGAAGCAATTAGGAACACTTTTCTGCATTCAGCAGATAGAAAAGACAAAGCCTAGAAATGTGCTAGAGGCAGGAGCAGGCCTGAATCTATTTTTTGACACCCATTTTGGGCAACTATTTGAATACTGGATAAGTGACAGCTCAGGATTTTACCCTGAAGAAGCTTTTAAAGAGGCTATGTCCTTGCGTCGTAATACAAGATATGTTGATGGATTGCTTGGAGATTTTTCTAGCGAGCTCCCTGAAAATTACTTTGATTTAGTTTTTTCTATTTCGGTATTAGAACACACTCCATTTAATAAGCTTTCATCAGTATTTAAAGACATTCACAGGGTTTTACGTCCTGGGGGTAAATCGGTACACACAATTGATGTTAACCCCTACTCGCCAGCAGCAAATTTTAGTGAACTTCTTATGATGATTGAAGGTGCAGGTTTTGCCTTTGACCAAGAGCCTCTAAAATTCTTATGGGATATCCACAGTGCACAAGAACCCGTTTTACTCGAACCATTGCGAATTGTTTACGAGTATTATTATAGAAAAAACATAAACGAATATCCGGTATCACCATATCCAGGTCGTTACTATTTTGGTTCTATAATGGTATCTGTTATAAAAAAATAG
- a CDS encoding class I SAM-dependent methyltransferase, translating into MVQCPITRVWEKLAKILPHIRTEDLGNSMKACREIQRGITGRHCGDFGDKLVQYLSIAHYIRKTGAAAVQLLEIGSLFGGSCLMKLFAMRDLGVMGKIVCIDPMSGFYGEKTDPISGIPVTKDIFYENITKFGFDVSMVDLRCCLSTHSDAYNGLDANSFATIMIDGDHSYSGVKNDWQTYSKFLKTDGLMLMDDYNDPSWPDIAVFIDELRQQPQNTWHMHQFGSTMVITPVDGIGFSADSVDPVFNHELLHKLNSEFLLDYSTLIGLAKCWLAEKDYVSALDLVKRAMQLVSVKPFDRVQGILEVGWLLDTNGLRDQAETLYMLGIQIAEVDDKQKYDLFVRLANSSWNKGAADLAADYYLRALNIDGIPDKRKFFPLLGLARHHVLKKEYAEAINFFTAALSKPDIHKDYYANTLNELVDCRKNMLMTNSSGTQRNHNRLSTTPLQINVPASYATVREYNFFLEAYPSIANLTGDLKNFQRPWVVDSVLKHVPRGGRILEIGADKCELADYLQKLGYEVWVIDVFEEFGGGIAKFEEVSTRFPQIHFTRGFIHEDQTLPTDYFDAIYSCSVIEHNPIAAIAPTFERIYRCLKPGGKSIHAIDFTVDGTVLKNHGLINAVLSLHEQTKTAEELGQEALNDIDTFYLSPQGHYNWRKFLKKRYEEYPFRKVTSFNIISHK; encoded by the coding sequence ATGGTTCAGTGCCCCATCACCCGCGTTTGGGAAAAGCTGGCGAAGATATTACCCCATATCCGAACCGAAGATCTTGGGAACTCAATGAAGGCCTGCCGCGAAATCCAACGTGGCATCACGGGCAGGCACTGCGGTGATTTTGGTGACAAACTTGTACAATATCTATCTATAGCGCACTACATCCGCAAGACTGGTGCCGCGGCAGTGCAACTACTTGAAATTGGTTCACTGTTTGGGGGAAGCTGCCTGATGAAACTGTTCGCTATGCGCGACCTTGGCGTCATGGGTAAAATTGTATGTATAGACCCAATGTCAGGTTTTTATGGAGAAAAAACCGATCCTATAAGTGGAATCCCTGTCACCAAGGATATTTTTTATGAAAATATCACTAAATTCGGGTTTGATGTCAGCATGGTTGATTTGAGGTGCTGTTTAAGTACTCATTCCGATGCCTACAACGGCTTGGACGCTAACTCCTTTGCTACGATAATGATTGATGGGGATCATTCATATTCTGGCGTCAAGAATGACTGGCAAACCTACAGCAAGTTTTTGAAAACAGACGGCTTAATGCTGATGGATGACTACAATGATCCATCATGGCCGGACATTGCCGTATTTATTGATGAATTGCGCCAGCAGCCCCAAAACACCTGGCATATGCATCAGTTTGGCAGCACCATGGTGATAACGCCGGTTGACGGGATTGGATTTTCTGCTGATTCGGTAGATCCAGTCTTCAATCATGAACTCCTGCACAAACTTAATTCTGAATTTTTACTCGATTATTCGACACTCATCGGGCTTGCAAAATGCTGGCTAGCAGAAAAAGATTATGTGTCAGCGCTGGACTTGGTCAAAAGGGCGATGCAACTCGTATCAGTCAAACCGTTTGACAGGGTGCAAGGCATTCTTGAGGTTGGCTGGCTTCTTGACACCAACGGCCTGAGAGATCAAGCAGAAACATTATATATGCTAGGTATTCAGATAGCTGAGGTCGATGATAAGCAAAAATATGACTTATTTGTCCGACTAGCAAACTCATCTTGGAATAAAGGTGCTGCTGATTTGGCAGCAGACTATTATCTCCGAGCTTTAAATATTGATGGTATTCCCGATAAAAGAAAGTTTTTCCCATTGCTTGGCTTGGCACGACACCATGTTTTGAAGAAAGAGTACGCCGAAGCCATAAACTTTTTTACAGCTGCCCTTTCTAAGCCAGATATACATAAAGATTATTATGCAAATACGTTAAATGAGCTAGTTGACTGTCGCAAAAATATGCTTATGACAAATTCGAGCGGCACCCAACGAAACCATAACAGGCTCTCAACAACTCCCTTGCAAATCAACGTACCAGCGAGTTATGCAACAGTGCGAGAGTACAATTTCTTTTTAGAGGCTTATCCCTCAATTGCAAATTTGACAGGTGACCTCAAAAACTTCCAGCGCCCCTGGGTAGTTGATAGTGTCCTGAAACATGTACCGCGCGGTGGCAGAATTCTTGAAATTGGCGCTGACAAGTGCGAGCTGGCGGATTATCTGCAAAAACTTGGCTATGAAGTATGGGTTATTGATGTATTCGAGGAATTCGGCGGCGGAATTGCCAAGTTTGAAGAAGTAAGCACTCGCTTTCCCCAAATCCATTTCACCAGAGGATTTATACACGAAGACCAAACCCTGCCAACTGATTATTTTGATGCCATCTACTCCTGTTCGGTCATAGAACACAACCCTATTGCTGCCATAGCCCCAACCTTTGAGAGAATATATAGATGCCTTAAACCGGGTGGCAAATCTATTCACGCAATTGACTTTACAGTTGATGGAACTGTCCTCAAAAATCATGGACTTATCAATGCAGTTCTTTCTTTGCATGAACAAACCAAAACGGCTGAAGAGCTCGGGCAAGAAGCGCTTAACGACATTGATACCTTTTACCTATCTCCTCAAGGTCATTATAACTGGAGAAAATTTCTTAAAAAGAGATATGAAGAATATCCGTTCAGAAAAGTAACTTCATTTAATATAATTTCCCACAAGTAA
- a CDS encoding O-methyltransferase: MKPPKYYRTFDYQKSLLPNYYLASLEEGVNNIQDAQEKTGLTIGYPGWGLIYYLLLSHLNPQENNIIVETGTNIGCTTIILAQALKDVKAAGHVYTVELEEANYMRALDNFRNAHVNSFITAFNCDSRIALKHITARHTNICVALLDASHLFHDVMEEFEMVLPHLADNALVIFDNTYQISDPHEDPRVHGALQEIVKRHGGNLINFEHVSWYTPGVAIWQKNNRISH; this comes from the coding sequence ATGAAACCACCCAAGTATTACCGTACCTTTGACTATCAGAAGTCGCTACTGCCGAACTATTATCTGGCGTCGCTTGAAGAGGGAGTCAACAACATACAAGACGCCCAGGAAAAGACCGGCCTCACCATAGGCTATCCTGGCTGGGGCCTTATTTACTATCTGCTGCTTTCTCACCTGAACCCGCAGGAAAATAACATCATTGTCGAAACAGGCACCAATATCGGCTGCACAACGATCATACTTGCCCAGGCCCTGAAAGATGTAAAGGCAGCAGGGCATGTTTATACCGTTGAGCTGGAAGAGGCGAATTACATGCGGGCACTGGACAACTTCAGAAATGCTCACGTAAACAGCTTCATCACGGCTTTCAACTGTGACAGCAGGATAGCCCTAAAGCATATCACGGCACGGCACACCAACATTTGTGTTGCACTGCTGGATGCATCGCACCTTTTTCATGATGTTATGGAAGAGTTCGAAATGGTGCTGCCGCATCTTGCCGACAACGCTCTCGTGATATTCGACAACACCTATCAAATCTCCGACCCCCACGAAGATCCCCGTGTGCATGGAGCATTACAAGAAATCGTCAAACGCCATGGCGGCAATCTCATCAATTTTGAGCATGTCTCTTGGTACACTCCCGGCGTTGCCATTTGGCAAAAGAATAATCGCATTTCACATTAA